Proteins encoded within one genomic window of Granulicella pectinivorans:
- a CDS encoding ABC transporter ATP-binding protein: MTLFCRGGVADDWFCKQVTQDLEVIGMATVTVLEGVQDRVATAPAAARIAGLDGVVKQYGGTRALDGLSLTLRRGEILALLGPNGAGKSTAIRCLLGLIAPTSGSVRVFGQDPRDPAARVRIGAMLQVARIPEVMTVREHIDLFRSYYPHPLPEAEIVRIAQLEGIANKQFGTLSGGQKQRVLFGLALAGDPDLIFLDEPTVGMDIEARRGLWVQIRSLAARGKTVLLTTHYLEEADALAHRIVVINKGKIVSEGTPAEIKSHATGAHGRRIRCHTAMSDEALWEMPTVTDVARQGSVVTVTAVDAEVVLRRMFAADATLSNLEVTSPLLEDAFLELTSTN, translated from the coding sequence GTGACACTGTTTTGCCGGGGCGGGGTCGCGGATGATTGGTTCTGTAAGCAGGTGACGCAGGACCTTGAGGTGATCGGCATGGCGACGGTAACGGTTTTGGAGGGAGTGCAGGATCGGGTAGCGACGGCTCCGGCGGCGGCCCGTATCGCGGGCCTGGATGGGGTCGTCAAGCAGTATGGCGGGACGCGGGCGCTGGATGGGCTCTCGCTGACGCTGCGGCGGGGCGAGATTCTGGCGCTGCTGGGGCCGAACGGGGCGGGGAAGTCGACTGCGATCCGGTGCCTGCTGGGCTTGATTGCGCCGACTTCGGGTTCGGTGCGTGTGTTTGGGCAGGATCCCCGGGATCCGGCTGCGCGGGTTCGGATTGGGGCGATGTTGCAGGTGGCACGGATTCCTGAAGTGATGACGGTGCGGGAGCATATCGACCTGTTCCGGAGCTACTATCCGCACCCGCTGCCGGAGGCGGAGATTGTGCGGATCGCGCAGCTTGAGGGGATCGCGAACAAGCAGTTCGGCACGCTGAGCGGAGGGCAGAAGCAGAGGGTTCTGTTCGGGCTGGCGCTGGCCGGTGACCCGGATCTGATCTTTCTGGATGAGCCGACGGTGGGGATGGATATCGAGGCGCGGCGGGGGCTCTGGGTGCAGATCCGGTCGCTGGCGGCGCGCGGCAAGACGGTGCTGCTGACGACGCATTATCTGGAAGAGGCGGATGCGCTGGCGCACCGGATTGTGGTGATCAACAAGGGAAAGATTGTGTCGGAGGGGACGCCGGCGGAGATCAAGAGCCACGCGACGGGTGCGCATGGGCGGCGGATTCGCTGCCATACGGCGATGAGCGATGAGGCGCTGTGGGAGATGCCCACGGTGACTGACGTGGCTCGGCAGGGAAGCGTGGTGACGGTGACGGCGGTGGATGCGGAAGTGGTGCTTCGTCGCATGTTTGCGGCGGATGCAACGTTATCGAACCTTGAGGTGACGAGTCCCCTGCTGGAAGATGCCTTCCTTGAATTGACTTCAACGAACTAA
- a CDS encoding ABC transporter permease yields MATSALYPVAGTAPVVNIFVKETKYEFLKLLRTRSFSAATIGFPVMFYLLFGVANRHGIEGGVHIAKYMLASYAVFGLVGSALFGIGVGMAGERAAGWLEVKQASPMPPAAYLFAKCMAAIAFGLIIVSILTTIGVTMAGVSLSGVELAKMMAFTVAGSTAFASMGLLLALVVPANAAPGIVNLIYLPMSFLSGLWVPLHFLPRWLQAFAPVLPTYHLSQLMQSIFGYQEPDVAVSTHWLALAGFTMLMLGTSWLVFNRSQKNA; encoded by the coding sequence ATGGCTACCAGTGCTCTTTATCCCGTCGCCGGAACTGCTCCGGTGGTGAACATCTTCGTGAAAGAGACGAAGTACGAGTTTCTGAAGCTGCTGCGGACACGCTCTTTCTCGGCCGCTACGATTGGGTTCCCGGTGATGTTTTACCTGCTGTTTGGCGTCGCGAACAGGCATGGCATCGAAGGGGGCGTGCATATTGCGAAGTACATGCTGGCGAGCTACGCGGTGTTCGGGCTGGTCGGTTCGGCATTGTTCGGGATCGGCGTCGGCATGGCGGGGGAGCGGGCCGCGGGATGGCTGGAGGTGAAACAGGCGAGTCCGATGCCTCCGGCGGCGTATCTGTTTGCGAAGTGCATGGCGGCGATTGCGTTTGGTTTGATCATCGTCTCGATCCTGACGACGATTGGCGTGACGATGGCGGGGGTTTCGCTGAGCGGGGTGGAGCTTGCCAAGATGATGGCGTTCACGGTGGCGGGCTCGACTGCCTTCGCGAGCATGGGGCTTTTGCTGGCTCTGGTGGTGCCGGCGAATGCGGCTCCCGGGATTGTGAATCTGATCTATCTGCCGATGTCGTTCCTGAGCGGACTGTGGGTGCCTTTGCACTTTCTGCCGCGCTGGCTGCAGGCGTTCGCTCCGGTGCTGCCGACGTATCATCTGTCGCAGTTGATGCAGAGCATCTTCGGGTACCAGGAGCCGGATGTTGCGGTCTCGACGCACTGGCTGGCGCTGGCGGGATTTACGATGCTGATGCTGGGCACGAGCTGGCTTGTCTTCAACCGGTCGCAGAAGAATGCCTAG
- a CDS encoding sensor histidine kinase, whose translation MTALEKANASSDWTRRNGPQGRRDYIWLVYSVFYFIEPFFRHSTAYWVQCLGIYAVFLGLYVACMRAVTPRTSALWALSFTGLGLLSYPANPGASTFFVFTAAVFPLCAPSRKMVATVLATECLMVVAEGAIFHVNLISVASTVMFIVVIGVSNFFVGEQKRADCKLRMAHEEIEQLAAVAERERIARDLHDVLGHTLSVIVLKAELAGRLLQEGAAQDPARAAREIADVENTARTALKEVREAIGGYRAQGLAAELEQARRTLDAAGVALRCAATTPELPDGGAHRAVPMTVTQETVLSLAVREAVTNIVRHAEATECRVSISTTSGFHALEVEDDGMHRIEREGNGLRGMRERVAALGGVFSIESGAGTRLLIRLPIEAAR comes from the coding sequence ATGACCGCACTGGAGAAGGCGAACGCGAGCAGCGACTGGACGAGGCGCAACGGGCCACAGGGCCGTCGCGACTATATCTGGCTGGTGTATTCGGTCTTCTACTTCATTGAACCGTTCTTTCGTCACAGCACGGCGTACTGGGTGCAATGCCTGGGAATCTATGCGGTGTTCCTGGGGTTGTACGTGGCATGCATGCGGGCCGTGACGCCGCGGACGAGTGCGTTGTGGGCGCTGAGCTTTACGGGACTTGGGCTTCTGTCGTACCCGGCGAACCCGGGTGCTTCCACCTTCTTTGTGTTTACGGCCGCGGTGTTTCCGCTGTGCGCGCCTTCGCGGAAGATGGTGGCGACGGTGCTCGCGACAGAGTGTCTGATGGTGGTGGCTGAGGGCGCGATCTTTCATGTGAATCTGATCAGCGTCGCTTCGACGGTGATGTTCATCGTCGTGATTGGGGTGTCGAATTTCTTTGTGGGAGAGCAGAAGCGCGCGGACTGCAAGTTGAGAATGGCGCATGAAGAGATTGAGCAACTGGCGGCGGTGGCGGAGCGCGAGAGGATTGCGCGGGATCTGCATGATGTGCTGGGGCATACGCTTTCGGTGATTGTGTTGAAGGCGGAGTTGGCGGGGCGTTTGTTGCAGGAGGGCGCGGCGCAGGATCCGGCGCGTGCGGCGCGTGAGATCGCGGATGTCGAGAACACGGCGCGGACGGCGCTGAAGGAAGTGCGGGAGGCGATCGGCGGGTATCGTGCGCAGGGGCTTGCGGCGGAGCTGGAACAGGCACGGCGGACGCTGGATGCTGCTGGGGTTGCGTTGCGCTGCGCGGCAACGACACCGGAGCTTCCGGATGGCGGTGCGCACCGTGCGGTGCCGATGACGGTGACGCAGGAGACGGTGCTTTCGCTGGCGGTGCGCGAGGCGGTGACGAACATCGTGCGGCATGCGGAGGCTACGGAGTGCCGCGTGAGCATTTCGACGACGAGCGGCTTCCATGCGCTGGAGGTGGAGGATGATGGGATGCATCGGATTGAGCGTGAAGGCAATGGGTTGCGTGGGATGCGGGAGCGGGTGGCGGCGCTGGGCGGGGTGTTTTCGATTGAGAGTGGAGCGGGGACGCGGCTGTTGATTCGGCTCCCGATCGAGGCTGCGCGTTGA
- a CDS encoding response regulator transcription factor, whose amino-acid sequence MTTANKIRVVIAEDQNMVLGALAALLDLEPDIKVVACAANGREALDAVVKLTPDVLVTDIEMPLMTGLEVAAHLRGTHPAVRTVILTTFARPGYLRRALDAGARGYLLKDRPAAELADAVRRVHRGLRVVDPALAAEAWNAELDPLTDRERQILQRAGEGRSTAEIATALRLSEGTVRNYLSEAIAKLDASNRIDAARIARAKGWL is encoded by the coding sequence TTGACGACTGCGAACAAGATTCGTGTGGTGATTGCCGAGGACCAGAACATGGTGCTGGGGGCGCTGGCGGCGCTGCTGGACCTGGAGCCGGACATCAAGGTGGTGGCGTGTGCGGCGAACGGTCGCGAGGCGCTCGACGCGGTGGTGAAGCTGACGCCGGATGTGCTGGTGACGGATATCGAGATGCCGCTGATGACGGGGCTGGAGGTGGCGGCTCACCTGCGGGGGACGCATCCGGCGGTGCGGACGGTGATCCTGACGACGTTTGCGCGTCCCGGGTATTTGCGGAGGGCGCTCGATGCGGGGGCGCGGGGGTATCTGTTGAAGGATCGGCCGGCGGCGGAGCTGGCGGATGCGGTGCGGAGGGTGCATCGGGGACTGCGTGTGGTGGATCCGGCGCTGGCTGCGGAGGCGTGGAACGCGGAGCTGGATCCGCTGACGGATCGTGAGAGGCAGATTTTGCAGCGGGCCGGCGAGGGGCGTTCGACGGCTGAGATTGCGACGGCGTTGCGGCTTTCGGAGGGGACGGTGCGGAACTATCTTTCAGAGGCGATCGCGAAGCTGGATGCGTCGAATCGTATCGACGCGGCCCGGATTGCGCGGGCCAAGGGTTGGCTGTAA
- a CDS encoding S9 family peptidase, with translation MPSRTKPVSRVATSAALLGACLLPLAAVSQQRILTKDDYANAEKFMAYGANPLVQHTMATPTFLPDGRFWYRDTGDDGVVFFMVDPAKGTKTPAFDQVKLAAALNAAMAKAPLPDGMAAPRTIDPHRLPITDFTPGDGQTFTVSMGSAMRMHCDMAGAGTCTPLPGGGQGSGGGRGGRNRAAAELSPDKKKQAFIRDWNLWIRDVKTGEETQLTTDGQKNYGYATDNAGWTHSNNPILVWSPDSNKIATFQQDQRKTGDMYLISTNNGHPKLEAWKYPLAGDKDITMIERVVIDVPAKKVVRFKMPPDQHRSTLCDDISCRGGSGWDDVMWSDDSKSIAFVSTARDHRQEWLRIANPETGDIREVYTETVPKFFESGNGKVNWKYLPASNEFLWFSERDNWGQMYLYDLTTGKLKNQITTGEGNVTQVLRIDEKARVLYFKAVGKEKGWDPYYEAFYRIDFDGKNMKLLSPEKADHQITLSPDGRFFVDVYSTVTEPQTAVVRDDATGRIAVQLGRQDISRLLASGWVPPTPITVKGRDGKTDLYGFMFKPTKIEMGRKYPIINHVYPGPQTGSCGARTFAAAHGDLQSLAELGFVVVCIDGMGTPWRSKTFHEFYYGDMGDATIPDQVAGMKDLAAKYPFIDLSRAGIYGHSGGGNATAGAMFHFPDFFAVGIAESGNHDNREYEDDWAEKWSGLETISADGSSSYDSQANQNYAKNLKGHLLLAHGTFDDNVPPNNTLIVVEQLIKANKDFDLLMIPNVPHGYGYATQYMTRRRWDYFVRYLAGNTPPKEYEMQPPERLMSAMGLGPDADEPNDTEFDVTGNDLWQSK, from the coding sequence ATGCCGTCGCGCACCAAACCTGTATCTCGCGTTGCAACCAGCGCCGCCCTTCTCGGTGCCTGCCTGCTGCCTCTGGCCGCCGTATCCCAGCAGCGGATCCTGACCAAAGACGACTACGCCAACGCGGAAAAGTTCATGGCCTACGGGGCGAACCCCCTCGTCCAGCACACCATGGCGACGCCTACCTTCCTGCCCGACGGGCGCTTCTGGTATCGCGACACCGGCGACGACGGCGTCGTCTTCTTCATGGTCGACCCCGCCAAGGGCACCAAAACGCCCGCCTTCGACCAGGTAAAACTCGCCGCCGCGCTCAACGCCGCCATGGCCAAGGCTCCCCTGCCCGACGGCATGGCCGCCCCCCGCACCATCGATCCTCATCGCCTGCCCATCACCGACTTCACCCCCGGCGACGGACAGACCTTCACCGTCAGCATGGGCAGCGCCATGCGCATGCACTGCGACATGGCCGGTGCCGGCACATGCACCCCCCTGCCGGGCGGCGGACAGGGGAGCGGAGGCGGTCGTGGCGGACGCAACCGCGCCGCAGCCGAGCTCTCCCCCGACAAAAAGAAGCAGGCCTTCATCCGCGACTGGAACCTCTGGATCCGCGACGTCAAGACCGGCGAAGAGACCCAGCTCACCACCGACGGCCAGAAGAACTACGGCTACGCCACCGACAACGCCGGATGGACCCACTCCAACAACCCCATCCTCGTCTGGTCCCCCGACTCCAACAAAATCGCCACCTTCCAGCAGGACCAGCGCAAGACCGGTGACATGTACCTCATCAGCACCAACAACGGTCACCCCAAGCTCGAGGCCTGGAAGTATCCCCTCGCCGGTGACAAGGACATCACCATGATCGAGCGCGTCGTCATCGACGTGCCCGCCAAGAAGGTCGTCCGCTTCAAGATGCCGCCCGACCAGCACCGCTCCACCCTGTGCGACGACATCAGTTGCCGCGGCGGCTCCGGCTGGGACGACGTGATGTGGAGCGACGACTCCAAATCCATCGCCTTCGTCTCCACCGCCCGCGACCACCGGCAGGAATGGCTGCGCATCGCCAACCCCGAGACCGGCGACATCCGCGAGGTCTACACCGAGACCGTGCCCAAGTTCTTCGAGAGCGGCAACGGCAAGGTCAACTGGAAATACCTGCCCGCCTCCAACGAGTTCCTCTGGTTCTCCGAGCGCGACAACTGGGGCCAGATGTACCTCTATGACCTGACCACCGGCAAGCTCAAGAACCAGATCACCACCGGCGAAGGCAACGTCACGCAGGTCCTGCGGATCGACGAGAAGGCCCGCGTCCTCTACTTCAAGGCTGTCGGCAAGGAGAAGGGCTGGGACCCCTACTACGAGGCCTTCTACCGCATCGACTTCGACGGCAAGAACATGAAGCTGCTCTCGCCCGAGAAAGCCGACCATCAGATCACCCTGTCCCCTGACGGCAGGTTCTTCGTCGACGTCTACTCCACCGTCACCGAGCCCCAGACCGCCGTCGTCCGCGACGACGCCACCGGCCGCATCGCCGTGCAGCTTGGCCGCCAGGACATCAGCCGTCTCCTCGCCAGCGGATGGGTTCCCCCCACCCCCATCACCGTCAAGGGCCGCGACGGCAAAACCGACCTCTACGGCTTCATGTTCAAGCCCACCAAAATCGAGATGGGCCGCAAGTATCCCATCATCAACCACGTCTACCCCGGCCCCCAGACCGGCTCCTGCGGCGCACGCACCTTCGCCGCCGCGCACGGTGATCTGCAGTCCCTCGCCGAGCTCGGCTTCGTCGTCGTATGCATCGACGGCATGGGCACACCATGGCGCTCGAAGACCTTCCACGAGTTCTACTACGGCGACATGGGCGACGCCACCATCCCCGACCAGGTCGCCGGCATGAAGGACCTTGCCGCAAAGTATCCCTTCATCGACCTCTCCCGGGCCGGCATCTACGGCCACTCCGGTGGAGGCAACGCCACCGCCGGCGCCATGTTCCACTTCCCCGACTTCTTCGCCGTCGGCATCGCCGAGAGCGGCAACCACGACAACCGCGAGTACGAAGACGACTGGGCCGAGAAGTGGTCGGGCCTCGAAACCATCAGTGCCGATGGCTCCTCCAGCTACGACAGCCAGGCCAACCAGAACTACGCCAAGAACCTCAAGGGCCATCTCCTGCTCGCGCACGGCACCTTCGACGACAACGTGCCACCCAATAACACCCTCATCGTCGTGGAGCAGCTCATCAAGGCCAACAAGGACTTCGACCTCCTGATGATCCCCAACGTCCCCCACGGATACGGCTACGCCACCCAGTACATGACCCGCCGCCGCTGGGACTACTTCGTCCGCTACCTCGCCGGCAACACACCCCCGAAGGAGTACGAGATGCAGCCACCCGAACGGTTGATGTCCGCCATGGGCCTTGGCCCCGACGCGGATGAACCCAACGACACCGAGTTCGATGTCACCGGCAACGACCTCTGGCAAAGTAAGTAA
- a CDS encoding RNA methyltransferase: MSSPSRSIDRTRIRIVLVRARNPGNIGAVARAMHDFGFHDLHVVNEFAIPFEAAKSAIDASDVLESATLSATVAEAVAGCTLVIGTTAVGERDLRHPLLGLADASVRIRSEAAGEGRVALLFGSEKTGLSNEDLSFCDLLLTIPMEEYEGIRHPSMNLGQAVAVCLWELVRPGVAPEGVKVQAADAAEIERLMALLYEVLDETEYTRRHAASASMEQVRRRLHRMRLETEDIPVWMGILRQILWKIRTPSGTSKS; this comes from the coding sequence GTGAGTTCCCCTTCCCGTTCCATCGATCGCACACGCATCCGCATCGTGCTCGTGCGCGCCCGCAATCCCGGCAACATCGGCGCGGTCGCGCGAGCCATGCATGACTTCGGCTTCCACGATCTGCACGTCGTCAACGAGTTCGCCATCCCCTTCGAGGCCGCCAAGTCCGCCATCGACGCCTCCGACGTCCTCGAGTCCGCGACCCTCTCCGCGACCGTCGCCGAAGCCGTCGCGGGCTGCACCCTCGTCATCGGCACCACGGCCGTCGGGGAGCGCGATCTGCGGCATCCCCTCCTCGGCCTCGCCGACGCCTCCGTCCGCATACGCAGTGAAGCCGCCGGGGAAGGCCGCGTGGCCCTGCTCTTCGGCTCCGAAAAAACCGGCCTCTCCAACGAAGACCTCAGCTTCTGCGATCTTCTCCTCACCATCCCCATGGAAGAGTACGAAGGCATCCGGCATCCCTCCATGAACCTTGGTCAGGCCGTGGCCGTCTGCCTCTGGGAGCTCGTCCGCCCCGGCGTCGCGCCCGAAGGCGTCAAGGTCCAGGCAGCCGACGCCGCCGAGATCGAACGCCTCATGGCGCTCCTCTACGAAGTCCTCGATGAGACCGAGTACACCCGCCGCCACGCCGCCAGCGCCTCCATGGAGCAGGTGCGCCGCCGCCTTCACCGCATGCGGCTCGAGACCGAAGACATCCCCGTCTGGATGGGAATCCTCCGCCAGATACTCTGGAAGATCCGTACCCCATCCGGCACGAGCAAGTCGTAA
- a CDS encoding YXWGXW repeat-containing protein, translated as MKNLKTTQTFRKFLVLAALALAPLASYAGVIISVGFAPPALPVYAQPICPGDGYLWTPGYWAYGPGGYYWVPGVWVQPPTVGLLWTPGYWGWGGGAYIFHAGYWGPHVGFYGGINYGFGYVGSGFYGGEWRGGHFAYNAAYSHVNTAVIHNTYVNRVTINNTVINNHTSFNGGSGGIQARPSAQEAQFEHENHVQPTSVQQAHFQQASTNRANFASANGGHPQVAAMARPGAMNTAVPARGGFGGNAQNRPAGNNAARPNTPGNGSFQNNRAAAAPQARAQVQPQARPQAEARPQAAPRPQAAPRQEAARPQAQPHAQAPRGGGGEHHR; from the coding sequence ATGAAGAACCTGAAGACGACTCAGACATTTCGCAAGTTTCTGGTGCTGGCCGCTCTGGCCCTCGCGCCTCTGGCCTCCTACGCCGGGGTCATTATCTCCGTGGGCTTTGCGCCCCCTGCGTTGCCCGTCTATGCACAGCCCATCTGCCCCGGCGACGGGTATCTCTGGACTCCCGGCTACTGGGCCTACGGTCCGGGCGGCTACTACTGGGTTCCCGGCGTATGGGTCCAGCCGCCCACCGTCGGCCTCCTCTGGACGCCCGGATACTGGGGATGGGGCGGTGGTGCCTACATCTTCCACGCCGGATACTGGGGACCCCACGTCGGCTTCTATGGTGGCATCAACTACGGCTTCGGATACGTCGGCAGCGGCTTCTATGGCGGTGAATGGCGCGGCGGCCACTTCGCCTACAACGCGGCCTACTCACACGTGAACACCGCCGTGATCCACAACACCTACGTCAACCGCGTCACGATCAACAACACCGTCATCAACAACCACACCAGCTTCAACGGCGGCAGCGGTGGCATCCAGGCTCGTCCTTCGGCGCAGGAAGCTCAGTTCGAGCATGAGAACCATGTGCAGCCCACCAGCGTGCAGCAGGCTCACTTCCAGCAGGCCAGCACCAACCGAGCCAACTTCGCCTCGGCCAATGGTGGACATCCTCAGGTCGCCGCCATGGCTCGTCCCGGTGCGATGAACACGGCTGTCCCGGCGCGTGGCGGCTTCGGTGGCAATGCCCAGAACCGGCCTGCAGGAAACAATGCTGCCCGTCCCAACACGCCCGGCAACGGCAGCTTCCAGAACAACCGCGCTGCCGCAGCGCCACAGGCCAGGGCGCAGGTCCAGCCGCAGGCACGTCCCCAGGCGGAGGCGAGGCCCCAGGCAGCGCCAAGGCCCCAGGCGGCGCCTCGTCAGGAAGCCGCAAGGCCGCAGGCTCAACCGCATGCCCAGGCACCTCGCGGTGGCGGCGGGGAGCACCACCGCTAA
- the dnaG gene encoding DNA primase, producing the protein MADDFAQTVKQQADIVRIIGDYVKLKKSGAQNFSGLCPFHKEKSPSFSVNATHNYFYCFGCHEKGDVFTFVMKMESISFPESVRTVATKCGIPLPKREFNSPEEAREAGIRRQLMDLHEGATQYFEGMLKSPEAARAREYLTGRGVTPETIKTFRIGYAPESFNDMRERLQPHFSEDALRQSGLFSAKEEADGRQGQMYAKFRRRIMFPIMNEAGKPIAFTGRAIEENDEKGRPVAKYFNSPETPLYTKGQVLFNLDKAKSAIKTNDFVLLVEGQMDCISVYMAGVHSVVATSGTAFTEMQVRQLARFTHRAVLNFDPDNAGRAAAEKSIALLTEEDFEVKIVTLEGGLDPDRYVKERGIQAYLAALRGAVRYADYLIERARQEFPARTAESNVKAMNYLLPHIRRMPNALQRNSFALDAAQKLGIDSGILLQEVKQAAAGRVASLPARRAEPVSETEAILLRALVLPDSDPTRALAAERLSNNPSWYEGMAAASLFESLANGPAPDNPLDAAVDAETRQILARALGRGSGDDAPPSLGGRVQTPVDQVREALVNLETRGLQRRQRELRTMLAEADRRGDTEMSNRLQVELVQIMRRMREL; encoded by the coding sequence ATGGCGGACGACTTCGCACAAACCGTCAAGCAGCAGGCCGACATTGTGCGGATCATCGGCGACTACGTGAAGCTGAAGAAGTCCGGCGCGCAGAACTTCTCCGGTTTGTGTCCCTTCCATAAAGAGAAGAGCCCGAGCTTTTCGGTCAATGCGACGCACAACTACTTCTACTGCTTTGGTTGCCATGAGAAGGGCGATGTCTTCACGTTTGTGATGAAGATGGAGTCGATCAGCTTTCCGGAGTCGGTGCGGACGGTGGCCACGAAGTGCGGGATTCCGCTGCCGAAGCGGGAGTTCAACTCGCCGGAAGAGGCGCGCGAGGCGGGGATTCGGCGGCAGTTGATGGACCTGCACGAGGGCGCGACGCAGTACTTCGAGGGCATGCTGAAGAGTCCCGAGGCGGCGCGGGCGAGGGAGTATCTGACGGGGCGCGGGGTGACGCCGGAGACGATCAAGACGTTCCGCATCGGCTATGCGCCGGAGAGCTTCAACGACATGCGGGAGAGGCTGCAGCCGCACTTTTCGGAGGATGCGTTGCGGCAGTCCGGGTTGTTTTCGGCCAAGGAAGAGGCCGACGGGCGGCAGGGTCAGATGTACGCGAAGTTCCGGCGGCGCATCATGTTCCCGATCATGAACGAGGCAGGCAAGCCGATTGCGTTTACGGGCCGCGCGATCGAGGAGAACGACGAAAAAGGACGGCCTGTGGCGAAGTACTTCAACTCGCCGGAGACGCCGCTCTATACCAAGGGCCAGGTGCTGTTCAACCTGGATAAGGCGAAGTCGGCGATCAAGACGAACGACTTTGTGCTGCTGGTGGAAGGGCAGATGGATTGCATCTCCGTGTATATGGCCGGGGTGCATTCGGTGGTAGCGACATCCGGTACGGCCTTTACCGAGATGCAGGTCAGGCAGCTTGCGCGGTTCACGCATCGGGCAGTGCTGAACTTCGACCCCGACAACGCGGGGCGGGCGGCGGCGGAGAAGTCGATCGCGCTGCTGACGGAAGAGGACTTCGAGGTGAAGATCGTGACGCTGGAGGGTGGGCTCGATCCGGACCGCTATGTGAAGGAGCGTGGGATTCAGGCGTATCTGGCGGCGCTGCGTGGGGCGGTGCGGTATGCGGATTATCTGATCGAGCGGGCGCGTCAGGAGTTTCCGGCTCGGACGGCGGAGTCGAATGTGAAGGCGATGAACTATCTGCTGCCGCATATCCGCCGGATGCCCAATGCTTTGCAGCGAAACAGCTTTGCACTGGACGCGGCGCAGAAGCTGGGGATCGACTCGGGGATTCTGCTGCAGGAGGTGAAGCAGGCCGCTGCCGGCCGTGTGGCGAGTCTGCCTGCGCGAAGGGCGGAGCCGGTTTCGGAGACGGAGGCGATTCTGCTGCGGGCGCTGGTTCTGCCGGATTCGGATCCGACCCGGGCTCTGGCGGCGGAGCGGCTTTCGAACAATCCGTCCTGGTACGAGGGGATGGCGGCGGCGAGTTTATTTGAGTCGCTGGCGAACGGGCCGGCGCCGGACAATCCGCTGGACGCTGCGGTGGATGCGGAGACGCGGCAGATTCTGGCGCGGGCGCTGGGGCGTGGATCGGGGGACGATGCTCCACCGAGTCTTGGGGGACGGGTGCAGACGCCGGTGGACCAGGTGCGGGAGGCGCTGGTGAACCTGGAGACGCGTGGGCTGCAACGGCGGCAGCGCGAACTGCGGACGATGCTCGCCGAGGCCGACCGCCGGGGCGATACGGAGATGTCCAACCGTCTGCAGGTTGAACTGGTGCAGATTATGCGGCGTATGCGGGAGCTTTAG